The window TTAGAGAAATTCGATGTTCAATATTCAATTTAAAATAGCCAATAATCAATTCAATTTACTCCTTCACAATCTTCCAAGATTTTTCTTTGCCATTTATTTCTAAACGAAGAAAATATGTTCCGGTTTTTTGCCCACTTAGGTTTATTTGTAAAATATTTGAACTTTTTGCTCCGGAAAGAATTTCTCTGCCTAGGCGATCAAAAACCTTGTAAGCAACTTTGCCAAAGTTTTCCTCACCGGAAATTTGTACAACAACTTC of the Bacteroidota bacterium genome contains:
- a CDS encoding T9SS type A sorting domain-containing protein — its product is EVVVQISGEENFGKVAYKVFDRLGREILSGAKSSNILQINLSGQKTGTYFLRLEINGKEKSWKIVKE